A region from the Ctenopharyngodon idella isolate HZGC_01 chromosome 13, HZGC01, whole genome shotgun sequence genome encodes:
- the LOC127524396 gene encoding trace amine-associated receptor 7c-like, producing the protein MSNWGVTNADYQTIQYCFINNNLSCTKSIRPEVEYIFVYIFVAVTSVFTVFLNLLVIISISHFKQLHTPTNVLILSLAVADLIVGLILMPVQGMKLVEPCWYFGEIFCSIFLLIFYVVVTASLGNLIIISVDRYIAVNDPLRYPMKVNNNRAVVSIVVNWLFSFLYSFYLLYDLLLYPERNHTCIGECILVITLENLLIDAFICLVAPCCVIIPLYVKICFVAKRQAKHLNSVTDKKAKSEKKAARTLGIVVLVYLLFWMPYYLYSLSGGHDENDSLIIKVMDWIVCINSCMNPLIYAMFYRWFRLSAKYILTQKIFEPSSAYLNLFPEEK; encoded by the coding sequence GTGACAAACGCAGATTATCAAACCATCCAATACTGCTTTATAAACAACAATTTGTCTTGTACCAAAAGTATCCGACCTGAAGTGGAGTAcatttttgtgtacatttttgttGCAGTAACGTCAGTGTTCACCGTGTTTCTGAACCTTTTGGTGATCATCTCCATCTCACACTTCAAGCAGCTCCACACTCCCACCAATGTGCTGATCCTCTCTCTGGCAGTGGCTGATCTGATCGTAGGACTGATTCTCATGCCAGTGCAGGGAATGAAACTGGTTGAGCCATGCTGGTACTTTGGAGAAATATTTTGCTCTatatttcttcttattttttatgtggTTGTCACAGCATCTCTTGgtaatttgattattatatctgtGGATCGATACATTGCTGTGAATGACCCTTTGCGATATCCAATGAAGGTCAATAATAACAGAGCTGTTGTTTCTATTGTTGTAAACTGGTTATTCTCCTTCTTATATTCATTTTATCTTTTGTATGATTTGTTACTGTATCCAGAGAGGAACCACACATGTATTGGAGAATGCATACTTGTTATTACACTGGAAAATTTACTAATAGAtgcttttatttgtttagtggCACCTTGTTGTGTAATTATTCCATTATATGTGAAAATCTGCTTTGTAGCAAAACGGCAAGCGAAGCATTTAAATTCAGTCACAGACAAAAAGGCCAAATCAGAAAAAAAGGCTGCAAGAACCTTAGGGATTGTAGTACTGGTTTATCTTCTTTTTTGGATGCCATACTATTTATATTCTCTTTCTGGTGGGCATGATGAAAATGACTCTCTTATAATTAAAGTAATGGATTGGATTGTGTGCATAAATTCCTGTATGAATCCACTTATATATGCAATGTTTTATCGATGGTTCAGACTGTcagcaaaatacattttgacacaGAAAATATTTGAACCTTCATCGGCATACTTAAATCTGTTCCCAGAAGAGAAATGA